In the genome of Shewanella glacialimarina, one region contains:
- a CDS encoding DUF3019 domain-containing protein yields MKHYPISILYQLIGISVLFMSAFSTSAEPLKHQVQLNAMPNFCLTDDQFDYCEIDLLLTWNLVNEELVCIISDYPSIPRWCSDNPNEKSVNLTIKTDKDIQFILVSKHDNITLAGVKLKVNKASSRQIRRRYRNPWSLF; encoded by the coding sequence TTGAAACATTATCCTATCAGCATTTTATATCAGCTTATTGGTATATCAGTTTTGTTTATGAGTGCTTTTTCAACATCTGCAGAGCCTCTTAAACATCAAGTGCAGCTAAATGCTATGCCAAATTTTTGCCTCACTGATGATCAATTTGATTACTGTGAGATAGACCTTTTACTCACATGGAATTTGGTCAATGAAGAACTCGTATGTATTATTTCAGACTACCCAAGCATACCGAGATGGTGTTCGGACAACCCAAACGAAAAATCGGTCAATTTAACCATAAAAACCGATAAAGACATCCAATTTATACTTGTAAGCAAACACGACAACATCACGCTTGCGGGCGTGAAATTAAAGGTCAATAAAGCATCATCTCGACAAATCAGAAGACGCTATCGGAATCCTTGGAGCTTATTTTAA
- a CDS encoding MipA/OmpV family protein, with the protein MLKYIYAVTFILIIGTHFNATAETDPPCLVSGDCITEGQWDISVAIGFGQKTNPLQGYDDIPLYVLPSIAYYGEQWFFDNGNFGYSLQEAEKYSLNLVTNYSDDRAFFYNWDPSNLFFSRSTDDNLNIMPMGLSSLSRASEPKVFNSLERRNFTFYGGLEAFYYARLGFFKVSYAHDMFNVHNGDTAHISWNYGLAVKQWVFDLALRADWKSAKVIQYYYGVRQSENSYWSLQYQASSGWNKGMELTTRYILNGQWNILMAYRYTALSDEITDSPLVNQDNSQSYFVGVAYRF; encoded by the coding sequence ATGCTTAAATATATCTATGCAGTTACGTTTATATTGATTATCGGAACGCACTTTAACGCAACAGCTGAAACAGATCCCCCTTGTTTAGTGTCAGGAGACTGTATCACTGAAGGACAATGGGACATATCTGTCGCTATTGGTTTTGGCCAAAAAACAAACCCGCTACAAGGTTATGACGATATTCCACTCTATGTCTTACCATCGATAGCTTATTACGGCGAACAATGGTTTTTTGACAATGGCAACTTTGGGTATAGTTTGCAAGAAGCCGAAAAGTATTCGCTCAACCTCGTCACCAACTACAGTGATGACAGAGCTTTCTTTTATAATTGGGATCCGAGTAACCTTTTTTTTAGCCGAAGTACTGATGACAATTTAAATATTATGCCGATGGGATTATCGTCATTATCCAGAGCCAGTGAACCTAAAGTTTTTAATAGTTTAGAAAGGCGAAATTTCACCTTTTATGGTGGTCTTGAAGCCTTCTATTATGCTCGTTTAGGCTTCTTTAAAGTATCTTACGCCCATGATATGTTCAATGTTCATAATGGTGACACTGCACATATTAGTTGGAATTACGGCTTAGCGGTTAAGCAATGGGTATTTGACCTAGCCCTAAGAGCTGATTGGAAAAGTGCTAAAGTTATTCAATATTATTATGGGGTTAGACAAAGCGAGAATAGCTATTGGAGCCTGCAATACCAAGCTAGTTCAGGCTGGAATAAAGGGATGGAGCTCACCACCCGCTACATTCTTAATGGGCAATGGAATATTTTAATGGCATATCGTTACACAGCTTTGTCTGATGAAATAACTGATAGTCCATTAGTCAATCAAGATAACAGTCAAAGTTATTTTGTTGGCGTAGCTTATAGGTTTTAA
- a CDS encoding DUF1289 domain-containing protein, giving the protein MEQLSFFAIPSPCVGICQSDTKGYCSGCFRSRDERFNWLHFSELQKQDIVRLCAARRKRRQYAVFKAQKLQQQQQQSSSNNQFDFNQADDMDLLGDLSQFELD; this is encoded by the coding sequence ATGGAACAATTAAGTTTTTTCGCTATTCCTAGCCCCTGTGTTGGTATCTGTCAGTCAGATACTAAAGGGTATTGTTCAGGCTGTTTTCGCAGTCGTGACGAGCGCTTTAATTGGCTGCATTTCTCTGAACTTCAAAAGCAAGATATCGTGCGGTTGTGTGCTGCACGGCGAAAAAGACGTCAATATGCTGTATTCAAAGCGCAAAAATTACAGCAACAACAGCAACAATCGAGCAGTAATAATCAGTTTGATTTTAACCAAGCTGATGATATGGATTTATTGGGTGATTTAAGTCAGTTTGAGCTAGATTAG
- a CDS encoding DUF3302 domain-containing protein has product MFLDYFALGILFFVVIFIFYGIIAIHDIPYEIAKKRNHPQQDALHIAGWVSLFTLHAIWPFLWIWATLYREDRGWGFSDSRQRELILEGEVKELIQQVTQLTLRLDQVESSKVAKAIASKGDLAAVKVTDELQTESVDKEIK; this is encoded by the coding sequence ATGTTTTTAGATTACTTTGCATTAGGGATATTATTTTTTGTCGTTATTTTTATTTTTTACGGCATTATTGCTATCCATGATATTCCCTATGAGATTGCTAAAAAACGTAATCATCCGCAACAGGACGCCTTACATATTGCAGGTTGGGTTAGCTTGTTTACTTTGCATGCTATTTGGCCTTTTTTATGGATTTGGGCCACGTTATATCGTGAGGATAGAGGCTGGGGATTTTCAGATAGCCGCCAAAGAGAGTTAATTCTTGAAGGTGAGGTAAAAGAACTTATTCAGCAAGTGACTCAATTAACACTTAGGTTAGACCAGGTTGAGAGTAGTAAAGTGGCTAAAGCCATTGCCTCTAAAGGTGATTTAGCTGCGGTAAAAGTAACTGACGAGCTTCAAACCGAGTCAGTTGATAAGGAGATAAAATAA
- a CDS encoding DUF4136 domain-containing protein, translated as MLTPIMHYKTLLHFFSKAILFIVGLAALGCQSTPKNDYDINYDFSQLQSFNLVDVANTDDPLTVQRVNRDIVQALVSQGFIQTDNNADFLVSFAFQTETKPKSSGLSIGLGTGSWGSSGGASIGTSIGVPIGSDSAKMQTIQIDVIDPKENRLIWRGTDKYDFEQGGELKAQKTAETVYHILQQFPPKPAK; from the coding sequence ATGTTAACGCCAATCATGCATTATAAAACCTTGTTGCACTTTTTCTCTAAAGCCATATTGTTTATAGTAGGTTTGGCAGCTTTAGGTTGCCAAAGTACGCCAAAAAATGACTATGATATTAATTATGATTTTAGTCAGTTACAAAGCTTTAACCTTGTAGATGTTGCCAATACCGACGATCCACTCACTGTACAAAGAGTTAACCGGGACATTGTGCAAGCATTGGTCAGCCAAGGTTTTATCCAAACTGATAATAATGCTGATTTCTTGGTTAGTTTTGCCTTTCAAACTGAGACCAAGCCTAAAAGTTCAGGTCTTTCAATTGGTTTGGGGACAGGTAGCTGGGGAAGTAGCGGTGGAGCAAGTATTGGTACCAGTATTGGGGTTCCGATCGGCAGTGATAGTGCGAAAATGCAAACTATTCAGATTGATGTCATTGACCCAAAAGAAAACCGATTGATTTGGCGCGGTACTGATAAATATGATTTTGAACAAGGTGGCGAGCTTAAGGCCCAGAAAACGGCTGAAACTGTTTATCATATTCTTCAACAGTTTCCGCCCAAACCGGCAAAATAA
- a CDS encoding D-2-hydroxyacid dehydrogenase produces the protein MKIVVLDGFTLNPGDLSWHELAQLTPCKVYEHSLIDDVVIRCQGAEIILTNKTPITADILKQLPDIKYIGVLATGTNVIDLIYAKQRGIIVTNVPAYGPDAVAQMVFAHILHHTQQVALHDKAVKQGLWAGQRDFCFTLSPLMSLKGKVLGLIGFGDIAQHVAQIALAFGMKVLIHTPRAKVALAQGIEWCELADLLPKVQFLSLHCPLTDATQHMINAFSLTKLSSKVLIINTARGDLVNEQDLADWLNQDKGFAAVDVLSSEPPQIDNPLLSAKNITITPHIAWATKEARQNLMDIAVNNCRQFILGKPTNVV, from the coding sequence ATGAAAATAGTTGTGCTAGATGGATTTACATTAAATCCAGGTGATTTAAGTTGGCATGAATTGGCGCAACTAACACCCTGCAAAGTGTATGAGCATAGCTTAATTGATGATGTGGTTATTCGTTGTCAGGGTGCAGAAATCATTTTAACTAACAAAACCCCAATAACAGCGGATATTTTAAAACAGCTTCCTGATATTAAATATATTGGTGTATTAGCCACTGGTACCAATGTGATTGACCTTATCTACGCCAAGCAAAGGGGCATAATAGTCACCAATGTTCCGGCGTATGGCCCTGACGCGGTAGCGCAAATGGTGTTTGCCCATATTTTGCATCATACACAACAAGTCGCCTTGCATGATAAAGCGGTAAAGCAAGGCCTGTGGGCTGGACAGCGTGATTTTTGTTTCACTTTATCTCCATTAATGTCGCTAAAAGGCAAAGTGCTCGGGTTAATTGGTTTTGGTGACATTGCTCAGCATGTGGCACAAATTGCGTTGGCTTTCGGGATGAAGGTATTAATTCATACCCCTAGAGCTAAAGTTGCACTTGCCCAAGGTATAGAGTGGTGCGAGTTAGCTGATCTATTACCTAAAGTTCAATTTTTATCACTTCATTGCCCCCTAACTGATGCAACACAACATATGATCAATGCATTCTCTTTAACTAAATTATCTAGCAAAGTATTAATAATAAACACTGCTAGGGGGGATTTGGTCAATGAACAAGATTTAGCTGACTGGCTTAATCAAGATAAAGGCTTTGCGGCGGTAGATGTACTGTCGAGCGAGCCTCCCCAAATAGATAATCCATTACTCAGCGCTAAAAATATCACAATAACTCCTCATATAGCCTGGGCAACGAAAGAAGCTAGGCAAAACTTGATGGATATTGCGGTGAATAATTGCCGACAATTCATACTAGGCAAACCAACTAATGTGGTTTAG
- the purT gene encoding formate-dependent phosphoribosylglycinamide formyltransferase translates to MLGTPGCTDAVKAMLLGCGELGKEVAIELQRFGIEVIGVDRYPNAPAMQIAHRSHVINMLDGAALSAVIELEKPDIVIPEIEAIATDMLLALEAKGLNVVPCAQAAKLTMDREGIRRLAAETLGLPTSAYFFCDTLIELNQAIAQIGFPCVIKPVMSSSGKGQSVIKSTDDIQAAWDYAQQGGRAGQGRVIIEGFIPFDYEITLLTISAIDGIHFCAPIGHRQEDGDYRESWQPQAMPDHVLEQAQIVAMKTVKALGGYGLFGVELFIKGDEVYFSEVSPRPHDTGLVTLISQDLSEFALHVRAILGLPIGKIEQFGPAASAVILAEGKSDNIRYQGMGKALALPDTQLRLFGKPDIDGRRRLGVALAKDTSIENAIEKAKKAAAEIKVLL, encoded by the coding sequence ATATTAGGCACGCCAGGTTGTACTGATGCCGTAAAGGCCATGTTGCTTGGTTGCGGTGAGTTGGGTAAAGAAGTCGCCATTGAATTGCAGCGATTTGGTATTGAAGTGATAGGTGTCGATAGATACCCTAACGCTCCAGCTATGCAAATAGCCCATCGTAGCCATGTGATTAACATGCTAGATGGGGCTGCTTTATCTGCTGTCATTGAATTAGAAAAACCAGATATTGTTATCCCTGAAATTGAAGCGATTGCAACAGATATGTTATTGGCTTTAGAAGCCAAGGGATTAAACGTAGTGCCTTGCGCGCAAGCGGCAAAGTTAACCATGGACAGAGAGGGCATTCGTCGATTAGCAGCCGAAACATTAGGCTTGCCGACTTCAGCATATTTCTTTTGCGACACGTTAATTGAACTGAACCAGGCAATAGCACAAATTGGCTTCCCGTGTGTGATCAAACCTGTGATGAGCTCATCAGGTAAAGGCCAAAGTGTAATTAAGTCTACTGACGATATTCAGGCGGCTTGGGATTATGCTCAGCAAGGTGGGCGTGCAGGTCAAGGACGAGTGATCATCGAAGGCTTTATTCCCTTTGATTACGAGATTACCTTACTTACTATTAGCGCAATTGATGGCATTCATTTTTGCGCACCTATCGGACATAGACAAGAAGATGGTGATTACCGTGAATCATGGCAGCCTCAAGCCATGCCAGACCATGTCCTAGAACAAGCTCAAATTGTGGCAATGAAAACGGTTAAAGCGTTGGGCGGATATGGACTCTTTGGGGTTGAATTATTCATTAAAGGCGACGAAGTTTATTTCTCAGAGGTTTCCCCTCGCCCACATGATACAGGCCTAGTGACATTAATCAGCCAAGATTTATCCGAATTTGCATTACATGTGAGGGCTATTTTAGGCTTACCTATCGGTAAAATTGAGCAGTTTGGTCCAGCTGCCTCAGCGGTCATTCTAGCGGAAGGGAAATCGGACAACATTCGATATCAAGGTATGGGGAAAGCTTTAGCCTTACCCGACACTCAGCTTAGATTATTCGGTAAACCCGATATTGATGGACGTCGTCGTCTAGGTGTCGCCTTGGCCAAAGATACCAGTATTGAAAATGCCATCGAAAAGGCGAAAAAGGCCGCTGCAGAAATTAAAGTGTTACTTTAG
- a CDS encoding ATP-binding protein translates to MKRLFISLYLLLSLSFLGIGWTLDSLWQNHVDENDDVDTPLIVLALLLSQQPETDRQSLLDAISDQHSFSLQLLQRNQVALNGDIQLADNQILTTESNEQQLQFIAVGEQVLVAGPFDIEPRSQLRGIFTIVFYTSLALVALIWVWPLSRDLKILRIATKKFGEANWDTRIDLSTSSQVSPLALTFNDMAQHISSLIDNQKHLTNAVSHEIRTPLARLKFALALLPQYCLPQSDINQRIDFLEGMQTDIKEMEDLLQELLTYASLETMQIEPILENCELVSICKQLILRLEDLSDHDIELNLTNSTQIYIKGEGSLVERAIQNLVTNAQRYAKSSIQINLRTDQLKVYLSVNNDGPSIPVEDHPYIFDAFYRSQSQHSGNKGHGLGLAIVKRIMMRHKGNVTISSNQAKTEFTLSWPIIMAKS, encoded by the coding sequence ATGAAACGTTTATTCATCAGCCTATATTTACTACTCAGCTTAAGCTTTTTAGGCATCGGCTGGACATTAGATAGCCTTTGGCAAAACCATGTTGACGAAAATGATGATGTCGATACTCCGCTTATTGTTTTAGCATTGCTCTTATCTCAGCAGCCAGAGACCGATAGGCAATCTCTTCTGGATGCGATAAGTGATCAACACTCATTTTCATTACAACTGCTTCAACGTAATCAAGTTGCCTTAAATGGTGATATACAACTTGCAGATAATCAGATATTAACCACTGAATCAAATGAGCAACAATTGCAATTTATTGCCGTCGGTGAACAAGTGCTTGTGGCTGGACCGTTTGACATTGAACCCCGCAGTCAATTACGCGGAATATTTACTATCGTTTTTTATACATCACTGGCACTGGTAGCTTTAATATGGGTATGGCCCCTTTCGCGAGATTTAAAAATACTGCGTATCGCTACTAAAAAATTTGGTGAAGCCAACTGGGATACTCGCATTGACCTCAGTACTAGTTCTCAAGTATCACCTCTTGCTCTCACCTTCAATGATATGGCACAGCACATCAGCAGTTTAATAGATAACCAAAAACATCTTACTAATGCTGTCTCACATGAAATTAGGACACCTTTAGCAAGGCTTAAGTTCGCACTTGCTCTACTACCGCAATATTGTCTGCCTCAAAGCGATATTAACCAACGCATTGATTTTTTGGAGGGCATGCAAACTGATATAAAAGAGATGGAGGACTTGTTGCAGGAGTTACTGACCTATGCCAGCCTAGAAACGATGCAAATTGAGCCTATTTTAGAAAACTGCGAACTGGTCAGCATCTGTAAACAACTGATCCTCAGGCTTGAAGATTTAAGTGATCATGATATTGAATTAAATCTTACTAACAGCACGCAAATCTATATCAAAGGCGAAGGATCCTTGGTCGAACGGGCAATACAAAATCTTGTTACCAACGCACAGCGCTATGCTAAATCAAGTATTCAAATCAATTTACGAACGGATCAACTTAAAGTCTACTTATCAGTTAACAACGACGGCCCTAGTATTCCGGTAGAAGATCATCCTTATATTTTTGATGCTTTTTATCGTAGCCAATCCCAACATAGTGGCAATAAAGGCCACGGTTTGGGCCTCGCCATTGTTAAACGGATTATGATGCGCCATAAGGGGAATGTAACCATATCGAGTAACCAGGCAAAAACTGAATTTACTCTAAGCTGGCCTATAATAATGGCAAAAAGCTAA
- a CDS encoding response regulator, whose protein sequence is MTQPQSTHRVLLVEDDIRLANLIVDYLKTHDMHVEVERRGDTVLTRLISYKPDIILLDIMLPGLDGFSLCEKLPDYFSGPILLMSALGTNEDQIKGLELGADDYVVKPVEPALLVARINNLLRRQALPNKPESHCLNFGKLNIDPHTQTIRLGDTKVDLTNHEFELLWLLASQAGQVLSRQYIYQYLLNIDFDGKDRKIDVRTSRLRKKLGDSIETPFRIKTVWGQGYLFAPEAWNG, encoded by the coding sequence ATGACCCAACCACAATCTACCCACAGAGTTTTATTAGTTGAAGATGATATTCGACTAGCCAACCTGATTGTTGATTACTTAAAAACACATGATATGCATGTTGAAGTAGAACGTCGCGGCGACACAGTATTGACACGTTTAATCAGCTACAAGCCTGACATTATTTTGCTTGATATTATGCTACCAGGACTTGATGGATTCAGTCTTTGCGAAAAGTTACCCGATTATTTTTCCGGCCCTATTTTATTAATGAGTGCCTTGGGCACCAATGAAGATCAAATTAAAGGCTTAGAATTAGGCGCTGATGATTACGTCGTGAAACCGGTTGAACCAGCATTATTAGTGGCTAGAATTAATAATTTACTTCGTCGCCAAGCTTTGCCTAATAAGCCAGAGTCTCATTGTCTTAATTTTGGCAAGCTCAATATCGATCCGCATACGCAAACGATTCGACTAGGCGATACAAAAGTTGACCTTACCAACCATGAATTTGAACTGTTATGGCTGTTAGCCTCGCAGGCTGGTCAGGTATTAAGTCGTCAATATATTTATCAATATCTACTCAACATCGATTTTGATGGCAAAGATCGCAAAATTGATGTTCGCACATCTCGTCTACGCAAAAAACTGGGGGATAGTATTGAAACGCCGTTTCGTATTAAAACAGTATGGGGACAAGGTTATTTATTCGCGCCAGAAGCATGGAATGGCTAG
- a CDS encoding outer membrane beta-barrel protein has protein sequence MKLVRLALMAVFTLTIPISHAEIFVAPFGGYSFGSNGLEVSVNDAQTNLPELNITESGNIGIMLGVTTNDPGNMYLLYSRQETDLRQGSLSSDKLTELEVNYFHLGGTLYFPNGNLKPYVTASAGLTQLRPSKEYSSETHFSMGIGGGVAYEVTQNVSLFADVRGYATFLNSDGGLFCNQTRCVWQITGDLMWQSQVNLGLEIAF, from the coding sequence ATGAAGCTAGTAAGATTAGCACTTATGGCCGTTTTTACATTGACGATTCCAATTAGTCATGCTGAGATATTTGTAGCCCCTTTTGGTGGTTACAGTTTTGGCAGTAATGGGCTAGAAGTCTCAGTTAATGATGCCCAGACTAATCTACCAGAGTTAAACATCACTGAAAGTGGCAATATAGGTATTATGTTAGGTGTAACGACCAATGATCCCGGCAATATGTACTTGTTATATAGCCGTCAGGAGACGGATTTACGTCAAGGCTCATTATCATCAGATAAGTTAACTGAACTAGAGGTTAATTATTTCCATCTTGGCGGAACATTATATTTTCCAAATGGAAACTTGAAACCTTATGTAACAGCCAGTGCAGGTTTAACCCAACTGCGTCCAAGCAAAGAGTATTCAAGTGAAACTCATTTCTCTATGGGTATTGGTGGTGGTGTTGCCTATGAGGTTACTCAAAATGTTAGCCTGTTTGCTGATGTTCGCGGTTACGCCACTTTCTTGAATTCAGATGGTGGATTGTTTTGTAATCAAACTCGCTGTGTATGGCAGATAACGGGTGATTTAATGTGGCAAAGCCAAGTTAACCTTGGTCTTGAGATTGCTTTTTAA
- a CDS encoding HlyD family secretion protein: MDLLLILTYGAICIAIFKVFKIPLNKWTVPTALLGGIVLIGSLLLLMNYNHPYTKFTREYFVSIPITPAVKGIVTEVNVQPNMPVKEGDVLFKIDPTPYAATVKQKQAALKEAEQQVPQLQAAFESAHAKLEQAQADSTRTESAYRRYEEGRKKGGQNSPFTELELDNRRQLYLASLAQRDAAKADELRSRLAFESNIDGVNTKVAGLQAELAKAQFELEQTIVRAPADGVVTQLALRKGVMAVPIPLRPALTFIPDEERYFAGAFWQNSLMRLKEGDEAEVIIDAVPGVVFKGKVAKILPAMAEGEVQFSGSLQSSSRLFQRGRVVVLIDLDKNATLDSLPAGVAGQAAIYTEHFSHVAVMRKVLLRMQGWLNYLFGDH, from the coding sequence ATGGATTTACTGCTTATTCTGACCTATGGCGCCATTTGTATCGCAATTTTTAAAGTCTTCAAAATTCCATTAAATAAGTGGACTGTGCCGACAGCCTTACTTGGCGGCATAGTGTTAATAGGTTCATTGTTGTTATTAATGAACTATAACCATCCCTATACCAAGTTTACTAGAGAGTACTTCGTTTCTATTCCTATTACCCCTGCGGTGAAGGGGATTGTGACTGAGGTGAATGTTCAGCCCAACATGCCTGTCAAAGAGGGCGATGTTTTATTCAAAATAGATCCCACACCTTATGCTGCAACGGTTAAGCAAAAGCAAGCAGCACTTAAAGAAGCTGAACAACAGGTGCCTCAACTACAAGCTGCCTTTGAGTCTGCACATGCTAAATTAGAACAAGCTCAGGCAGATTCAACCCGGACGGAATCAGCATATAGACGTTATGAAGAAGGACGTAAAAAAGGCGGTCAAAACTCACCTTTTACTGAACTTGAATTAGATAATCGTCGTCAACTTTACTTAGCCTCATTAGCGCAGCGCGATGCTGCAAAAGCGGATGAGCTTCGCAGCCGTCTAGCATTTGAGTCAAATATTGACGGGGTTAATACTAAGGTTGCGGGATTACAAGCTGAGTTAGCTAAAGCGCAATTTGAATTAGAGCAAACCATTGTGCGCGCACCTGCTGATGGTGTGGTAACCCAATTAGCATTGCGCAAAGGGGTAATGGCCGTTCCTATTCCACTTCGTCCTGCATTAACTTTTATTCCAGATGAAGAACGATATTTTGCCGGTGCTTTTTGGCAAAACTCGTTAATGCGTTTAAAGGAAGGCGATGAAGCTGAAGTGATTATCGATGCTGTGCCTGGTGTGGTGTTTAAAGGCAAAGTGGCTAAAATTTTACCCGCGATGGCCGAAGGTGAAGTCCAGTTTAGTGGTAGCTTACAATCATCAAGTAGACTGTTTCAACGTGGTCGCGTAGTAGTATTAATTGACCTTGATAAGAATGCCACCCTTGATAGCTTGCCTGCAGGCGTTGCTGGACAGGCAGCTATTTACACTGAACACTTCAGTCATGTTGCTGTTATGCGTAAAGTACTACTGAGAATGCAGGGCTGGTTGAATTATCTATTTGGCGATCATTAA